One genomic window of Cinclus cinclus chromosome 6, bCinCin1.1, whole genome shotgun sequence includes the following:
- the ABHD12B gene encoding protein ABHD12B — MRRRGGDSDSGDRSGDIGQGKGRPGATRQGRAHRSWLPGLRTLLLAPLLTYASVPFLVRLFPSVLTKFVYLNFLAFPFFVDFRRPELLVNNTISLYLTTEPGVTVGIWHTVPGSRGAEAQGKDQSWYEEALADAHPVIIYLHGNGGTRAASHRVQFLKTMGAADFHILALDYRGYGDSTGHPSESGFTTDVLALYDWVKARSGNSSILFWGHSLGTGVATNAARKLQEERGVQVDAVVLESPYTSIREAAANIPITKIYRQFPGFEYLILDSMARAGMFFRSDENVKVLDCPLLILHAEDDGVLPPELGRKLYETAHKAYRDKSKVKFITFPEKLGLGHDYISFNPELPALVK; from the exons ATGCGGCGTCGCGGCGGGGACAGCGACAGCGGCGACAGAAGCGGCGACATTGGCCAGGGGAAGGGCAGGCCCGGCGCGACCCGGCAGGGACG GGCCCATCGCTcctggctcccagggctgcGCACCCTGCTCCTGGCCCCGCTCCTCACCTACGCCTCCGTGCCCTTCCTCGTCCGCCTCTTCCCCAGCGTGCTCACCAAATTTGTCTACCTGAACTTCC TGGCCTTCCCTTTCTTCGTGGACTTTCGGCggccagagctgctggtgaACAACACCATCAGCCTGTACCTCACCACCGAGCCGGGTGTCACAGTTGGCATCTG GCACACGGTGCCGGGCAGCAGAGGGGCCGAGGCGCAGGGCAAGGACCAGAGCTGGTACGAGGAGGCTCTTGCTGATGCTCACCCTGTGATCATCTACCTGCACGGCAATGGGGGCACCAG GGCCGCGAGTCACCGCGTCCAGTTCTTGAAG ACAATGGGGGCTGCTGACTTCCACATCCTGGCTCTCGACTACAGAG GCTATGGCGACTCCACTGGACACCCCTCAGAGAGTGGCTTCACCACAGATGTCCTGGCACTCTATGACTGGGTGAAAGCACGGAGTGGGAACAGCAGTATCCTCTTCTGGGGACATTCCTTAGGGACAGG GGTTGCCACCAACGCAGCGAggaagctgcaggaggagcGAG GGGTCCAGGTTGATGCCGTGGTGCTGGAGTCTCCCTACACCAGCATCCGAGAGGCGGCTGCCAACATCCCCATCACCAAG ATCTACCGGCAGTTCCCAGGTTTTGAGTACCTCATCCTGGACTCCATGGCTCGGGCAGGAATGTTCTTCCGCAGTGATGAGAA TGTGAAGGTGCTGGACTGTCCCCTCCTCATCCTGCATGCAGAAGATGATGGAGTcctccctccagagctgggacgCAAG CTCTACGAGACAGCACACAAAGCCTACAGGGACAAATCCAAAGTGAAGTTCATTACCTTTCCTGAAAAGCTGGGCTTGGGCCACGACTATATCTCCTTCaacccagagctgcctgcactGGTGAAGTAA